In bacterium, a single window of DNA contains:
- a CDS encoding rhodanese-like domain-containing protein, producing the protein MTIGEGVKLETLIKEAEAEIDVVDAEGLQAEIGSDDLVVIDLRDIRELQREGHLPGAVHMPRGMLEFWIAPESPYAREVFQEDKRFVFYCAMGWRSALACQIATRMGLERAAHLDGGFAGWKQAGFDVVPYEKKKKA; encoded by the coding sequence GTGACGATCGGAGAGGGCGTCAAGCTCGAGACGTTGATCAAGGAAGCGGAGGCCGAGATCGACGTGGTCGACGCGGAAGGACTGCAAGCCGAAATCGGCTCCGACGATCTGGTCGTGATCGACCTGCGCGACATCCGCGAGCTCCAGCGCGAGGGCCACCTGCCTGGCGCCGTCCACATGCCGCGCGGCATGCTCGAGTTCTGGATCGCGCCGGAGAGCCCCTACGCCCGAGAGGTCTTCCAGGAGGACAAGCGCTTCGTCTTCTACTGCGCGATGGGCTGGCGGTCCGCCCTCGCCTGCCAGATCGCGACCAGGATGGGCCTCGAACGCGCGGCCCATCTCGACGGAGGCTTCGCCGGCTGGAAGCAGGCCGGCTTCGACGTGGTGCCCTACGAAAAGAAGAAGAAGGCGTAG
- a CDS encoding amidohydrolase family protein, with product MHDLIIRGGTVVDGTGAPARKADIAIDGDRIVAVAAAGEDLGEARRELDAKGLLVAPGWVDIHTHYDGQATWDPHLTPSGWNGVTTVVMGNCGVGFAPVRPGQEDFLIQLMEGVEDIPGTALHEGIDWKWESFPEYLDALEAMPRSVDIATQIPHGAVRAYVMGERGAKNEKAEPGEIEEMSRLVKEGLEAGALGFSTSRTMLHRAKDGEVVPGTYAEDDELMGIGRALGEVGHGVFECASDLAPEGKELDWMSRLGKETGRPVSFACLQNPMDADQFKRLLQAVDQDAAEGGHLTPQVAQRPAGLLFGFDSSLHPFRLKPAFRPLLELSSEERLAELRKPEVREAILEQDSAAGNVPGMNALVTGAFDRMYPLGTPPVYEPGPEDSVAAKAAEAGVTPAEFAYDTMLAGEFIYMPILGYANGDLEDIRTMMQHEKAVFSLSDGGAHCALITDASTPTFLLTYWVRDREKGERFPVEWIVHQQTQKTARFYGMEDRGTIAPGMLADLNVIDFDALHIHAPEMVDDLPAKGQRLVQQIDGYVYTVKSGEVTYEGGKPTGALPGHLVRGPQVAPTA from the coding sequence ATGCACGACCTCATCATCCGTGGCGGAACCGTCGTCGACGGCACCGGCGCCCCCGCACGCAAGGCCGACATCGCCATCGACGGCGACCGGATCGTCGCCGTCGCTGCTGCGGGCGAGGACCTCGGCGAAGCCCGCCGAGAGCTCGATGCGAAAGGCCTCCTCGTCGCTCCCGGCTGGGTCGACATCCACACCCACTACGACGGCCAGGCCACCTGGGATCCGCACCTCACGCCCAGCGGATGGAACGGCGTGACCACGGTCGTGATGGGCAACTGCGGCGTCGGCTTCGCGCCAGTCCGCCCGGGACAGGAGGACTTCCTGATCCAGCTGATGGAAGGCGTGGAAGACATCCCTGGCACCGCGCTCCACGAGGGCATCGACTGGAAGTGGGAGAGCTTCCCCGAGTACCTCGACGCCCTCGAAGCGATGCCCCGCTCCGTCGACATCGCGACCCAGATCCCCCACGGCGCCGTTCGCGCCTACGTGATGGGCGAGCGCGGCGCGAAGAACGAGAAGGCCGAGCCCGGCGAGATCGAGGAGATGTCGCGGCTCGTGAAGGAGGGCCTCGAAGCAGGCGCCCTCGGCTTCTCGACGTCCCGCACGATGCTCCACCGCGCCAAGGACGGCGAGGTCGTCCCGGGCACCTACGCGGAGGACGACGAGCTGATGGGGATCGGGCGCGCGCTCGGTGAAGTCGGCCACGGCGTCTTCGAGTGCGCGAGCGACCTCGCTCCGGAGGGCAAGGAGCTCGATTGGATGAGCCGGCTCGGCAAGGAGACCGGTCGGCCCGTGAGCTTCGCGTGCCTCCAGAATCCGATGGACGCCGACCAATTCAAGCGACTGCTCCAAGCGGTCGACCAGGACGCGGCCGAAGGCGGACATCTGACGCCCCAGGTCGCCCAGCGTCCCGCCGGCCTGCTCTTCGGCTTCGACAGCTCACTCCACCCGTTCCGCCTGAAGCCGGCCTTCCGCCCGCTCCTCGAGCTCTCGTCGGAAGAACGGCTCGCGGAGCTGCGCAAGCCCGAGGTCCGCGAAGCGATCCTCGAGCAGGACTCCGCCGCGGGGAACGTCCCCGGCATGAACGCGCTCGTGACGGGCGCCTTCGATCGCATGTATCCCCTCGGCACGCCGCCGGTCTACGAGCCGGGCCCCGAGGACTCGGTCGCGGCAAAGGCGGCCGAGGCGGGGGTCACGCCCGCGGAGTTCGCCTACGACACGATGCTCGCCGGCGAGTTCATCTACATGCCGATCCTCGGGTACGCGAACGGCGACCTCGAGGACATCCGCACGATGATGCAGCACGAGAAGGCGGTCTTCAGTCTCTCGGACGGCGGCGCCCACTGCGCGCTCATCACCGACGCCAGCACGCCGACCTTCCTGCTAACCTACTGGGTCCGCGATCGCGAAAAGGGCGAGCGCTTCCCGGTCGAGTGGATCGTCCACCAGCAGACCCAGAAGACCGCTCGCTTCTACGGCATGGAAGATCGCGGAACGATCGCGCCGGGCATGCTCGCCGACCTGAACGTGATCGACTTCGACGCGCTCCACATCCACGCGCCCGAGATGGTCGACGACCTCCCGGCGAAGGGACAGCGCCTCGTCCAGCAGATCGACGGCTACGTCTACACCGTGAAGAGCGGTGAGGTGACCTACGAAGGCGGCAAGC